Proteins co-encoded in one Cytophaga hutchinsonii ATCC 33406 genomic window:
- a CDS encoding protein-disulfide reductase DsbD family protein translates to MKVSIVFLFAFLFLTVQVQAGKNVSIPETELQKLAQHVDNLVKRDSVNEAIIKLLKDSLDGKGHTVAKAQTPKVSTVKITVKERGGITQDTSLFLFAIFAFAAGFVSIITPCVFPMVPMTVSFFTNTSSSKKESVRKAIIYGLSIVTIYTLIGVVIAKINGPEFANFLSTHWFPNVLFTLIFLVFALSFFGLFEITLPNNFINKVDKQSDKGGYVGIFFMAFTIVLVSFSCTGPIVSTILLSAAGGEIVKPIIGMVAYSSAFALPFTLFALFPNWLKSLPKSGGWLNTVKVSLGFIELALALKFLSIADQVMHWNILNRNTFLLIWILIFFSLGLYLLGVIKFSEHDKGSIGWPRRSLAILSILFAGYLGTGIAGSPLKKLSGYLPPLEDYTTATDRICGTPKYADFLHLPLGLQGYFDYKEALACAKQQGKPLFIDFTGHGCVNCREMERNVWADPAVLKHLNEDFVMVALYVDDRTELPENEWYTSKKDGKVKKSIGKQNHDFQNTRFNFLAQPFYVILDPNTEMELAQPITYEPSIEAYIDFLEEGKANYKKLYK, encoded by the coding sequence ATGAAAGTATCTATTGTTTTTCTTTTTGCCTTTTTGTTTCTAACCGTTCAGGTACAGGCAGGTAAAAATGTTTCTATTCCTGAGACTGAATTACAAAAGCTGGCGCAGCATGTTGACAATCTTGTTAAAAGAGATAGTGTGAACGAAGCGATTATTAAACTGCTAAAAGATAGTTTAGACGGGAAAGGCCACACAGTTGCAAAAGCGCAGACACCAAAAGTGTCTACTGTAAAAATCACTGTTAAAGAACGTGGCGGAATTACACAGGATACTTCTTTATTCTTATTTGCGATCTTTGCTTTTGCTGCAGGTTTTGTGTCCATCATTACACCTTGTGTATTTCCCATGGTACCGATGACCGTTTCATTTTTTACAAATACATCAAGTTCCAAAAAAGAATCTGTCCGCAAAGCAATCATTTATGGCTTGTCTATTGTAACAATCTACACGCTGATCGGTGTTGTAATTGCGAAGATCAATGGTCCGGAGTTTGCAAACTTCTTAAGCACACACTGGTTCCCGAATGTTTTGTTCACGTTGATCTTCCTTGTTTTTGCGCTTTCATTCTTTGGCTTATTTGAAATTACGCTTCCGAATAATTTTATCAATAAGGTTGACAAACAATCCGATAAAGGCGGCTATGTTGGAATTTTCTTTATGGCATTTACGATCGTACTGGTTTCATTTTCATGCACCGGCCCGATTGTGAGTACGATCTTATTATCGGCAGCTGGTGGTGAAATTGTAAAACCAATCATCGGGATGGTTGCCTATTCATCGGCTTTTGCCTTACCGTTTACATTATTTGCCTTATTTCCCAACTGGTTAAAATCATTGCCTAAATCAGGCGGCTGGTTAAACACCGTTAAAGTAAGTTTAGGATTTATTGAACTCGCGTTGGCATTAAAGTTCCTAAGTATTGCAGATCAGGTGATGCACTGGAATATTCTGAACAGAAACACATTTTTGCTGATCTGGATTCTGATTTTCTTCTCATTAGGTTTATACCTGCTTGGTGTTATTAAGTTCAGTGAACACGATAAAGGCAGCATCGGCTGGCCAAGAAGAAGCCTTGCGATATTAAGCATTTTGTTTGCCGGATATTTAGGAACCGGTATTGCCGGTAGCCCACTGAAAAAACTTTCGGGCTATTTGCCACCGCTGGAAGATTATACTACCGCAACCGACAGGATTTGCGGTACACCAAAGTATGCTGATTTTCTGCATTTACCGCTCGGCCTTCAGGGGTATTTTGATTACAAAGAGGCCCTTGCGTGTGCGAAGCAGCAGGGAAAACCCTTATTCATTGATTTCACCGGACATGGTTGTGTAAACTGCAGAGAAATGGAACGCAATGTTTGGGCAGATCCTGCGGTGCTAAAGCACTTGAATGAAGACTTTGTTATGGTAGCGTTGTATGTAGATGACCGCACAGAACTACCTGAAAACGAATGGTACACGTCTAAAAAGGATGGGAAAGTAAAAAAATCCATCGGTAAACAGAATCACGATTTCCAGAATACCCGGTTTAATTTTCTTGCCCAGCCCTTTTATGTAATCCTGGATCCGAATACAGAAATGGAACTGGCGCAGCCAATTACATACGAACCAAGCATTGAAGCGTACATTGATTTTCTGGAAGAAGGAAAAGCAAATTATAAAAAGCTATATAAATAA
- a CDS encoding protein-disulfide reductase DsbD N-terminal domain-containing protein gives MKRIILLAFCLVSVFAHAQKGETIKWSFALSSKEIHIGDTVEIVATAEIIPDWYLYSNDFDPTLGPTVTTFDFVSDKGYSLLGKTKAIKPKKKFDPIWEGEVTYFTGHAEFRQKIVVQNNAPKIVLMVEYQTCSDAAGRCIPGEAEFEFMGLTVLPAKKVTKTSAVEPTTEPSSAKNPEQVNTNTNKPETIQRLEAEKARLTQRDGAGNDVSVDYLKSFVKKYSK, from the coding sequence ATGAAACGAATTATACTTCTTGCTTTTTGTTTGGTATCCGTGTTTGCGCATGCGCAAAAAGGTGAAACAATAAAATGGTCCTTTGCTTTATCGTCCAAGGAAATACATATTGGTGATACCGTTGAAATTGTTGCTACGGCTGAAATTATACCCGACTGGTATCTGTATTCCAATGACTTTGATCCTACGCTGGGTCCCACGGTAACCACGTTTGATTTTGTTTCAGACAAAGGATATTCCTTATTAGGAAAAACGAAAGCGATCAAACCTAAGAAAAAGTTTGATCCTATTTGGGAAGGAGAAGTTACCTATTTCACAGGTCATGCAGAGTTCAGACAAAAAATTGTCGTTCAGAATAACGCACCCAAAATTGTGTTAATGGTTGAATATCAAACCTGCAGTGATGCGGCGGGCCGCTGTATTCCCGGTGAAGCAGAATTTGAATTTATGGGGCTGACCGTGCTGCCTGCAAAAAAAGTAACAAAGACTTCTGCCGTTGAACCAACAACAGAACCTTCTTCAGCAAAAAATCCGGAACAGGTTAATACCAATACCAATAAACCGGAAACCATTCAACGTTTAGAAGCTGAAAAAGCCAGGTTAACACAACGGGACGGGGCAGGGAATGATGTAAGTGTTGACTATTTGAAAAGTTTCGTTAAAAAGTACAGTAAATAA
- a CDS encoding dipeptidase produces MSQLTAASVSTYVEQHKDRFIGELCDWLKIPSVSADKKFKADVLRAAEFAKEQFLKAGADKAELCETGGNPVVYAEKFVDASKPTILVYGHYDVQPADPYELWTSPPFAPVIKDGNIYARGACDDKGQVYMHIKALEILTAMNDVPCNIKFMIEGEEEVGSDNLGPFLEKNKEKLKADVILVSDTAIFSVDTPSITIGLRGLSYLEVKVTGPNRDLHSGVYGGAVANPINILCEMIAGMKDENNHIVIPGFYGDVLELSEADRKALNSAPFNLDNYKKALDIADVEGEKGFTTLERTSIRPTLDVNGIWGGYTGEGAKTVLPSVAQAKISMRLVPNQTPDKITQLFTDYFKRIAPASVKVEVTPHHGGEPAITPTDSAGYRAAEAAFAEAWNKKPIPMREGGSIPIVALFERVLGLKTVLMGFGLDSDAIHSPNEHYRVFNYLKGIETIVLFHKYFGQK; encoded by the coding sequence ATGTCTCAACTTACTGCTGCTTCTGTTTCTACTTATGTAGAACAACATAAAGATCGTTTTATTGGTGAATTATGTGACTGGCTGAAAATACCATCTGTGAGTGCAGATAAGAAATTCAAAGCAGATGTATTGCGGGCTGCAGAATTTGCGAAAGAGCAATTTTTAAAAGCAGGTGCAGATAAAGCAGAGCTGTGTGAAACAGGCGGTAATCCGGTTGTGTATGCAGAGAAATTTGTTGATGCATCCAAACCCACGATTCTGGTTTACGGACATTACGATGTGCAGCCTGCCGATCCGTACGAGCTATGGACTTCGCCACCCTTTGCACCTGTAATTAAAGACGGAAACATTTATGCCCGTGGTGCCTGTGATGACAAAGGCCAGGTGTACATGCACATCAAAGCACTGGAGATTTTAACGGCAATGAACGATGTTCCCTGTAACATCAAATTCATGATCGAAGGCGAAGAAGAAGTTGGTTCCGATAACCTTGGTCCGTTTTTAGAAAAAAATAAGGAGAAGCTGAAAGCAGATGTGATCCTGGTTTCAGATACAGCAATCTTTTCGGTGGATACACCTTCTATTACAATCGGTTTGCGTGGTTTAAGTTATTTAGAAGTGAAAGTTACCGGCCCCAATAGAGATCTGCACTCGGGTGTATACGGCGGTGCTGTTGCTAACCCGATCAACATTCTCTGTGAGATGATCGCCGGAATGAAAGATGAGAATAACCACATTGTGATTCCGGGTTTTTATGGAGATGTACTTGAATTGAGTGAAGCAGACCGCAAAGCATTGAATAGTGCGCCATTCAATTTAGATAACTATAAAAAGGCATTGGATATCGCCGATGTGGAAGGTGAAAAAGGATTCACTACGCTGGAAAGAACTTCTATCCGTCCGACCTTGGATGTAAACGGAATCTGGGGCGGATACACAGGCGAAGGAGCAAAAACTGTTTTGCCTTCCGTTGCGCAGGCAAAGATCTCCATGCGTCTGGTACCAAATCAAACGCCGGATAAAATCACGCAGCTGTTTACAGATTATTTCAAACGTATTGCGCCGGCTTCGGTAAAGGTTGAAGTAACACCGCATCATGGCGGAGAGCCCGCAATCACACCTACCGACAGTGCCGGTTACAGAGCTGCCGAAGCAGCATTTGCAGAAGCCTGGAACAAAAAACCAATCCCGATGCGTGAAGGCGGAAGTATTCCGATTGTAGCATTATTTGAACGCGTATTGGGTTTAAAGACCGTATTGATGGGATTTGGTCTGGATTCAGATGCGATTCATTCGCCAAACGAACATTACCGCGTATTTAATTACCTGAAAGGAATTGAAACGATTGTGTTGTTTCACAAATATTTCGGACAGAAATAA
- a CDS encoding type II toxin-antitoxin system antitoxin SocA domain-containing protein encodes MNNSEKILAFEYLLDKLKDWYTEIPNSNFNNNDFSKLKVLKLNFFAAAVNANKENNGLLNIFDKFHAMPYGHVESEVYENLNNLNFFSVSSNKTTINNNPDFEKLKQETRSEINFAIESLKKENNNLIKYSAMDLVELSHTYFSWRASFNLAKQQNKLSMPIPVEMIKTEKKFFIL; translated from the coding sequence ATGAACAATTCTGAAAAAATTTTAGCATTCGAGTATCTTCTCGACAAATTGAAAGATTGGTATACTGAAATACCAAATTCAAATTTCAATAATAATGACTTCAGTAAATTAAAAGTGCTTAAGTTAAATTTTTTTGCTGCTGCAGTTAATGCAAACAAAGAAAATAATGGCCTATTAAATATATTTGATAAATTTCACGCCATGCCATATGGACATGTGGAAAGTGAAGTTTATGAAAATTTGAATAATCTGAATTTTTTTAGCGTTAGTTCAAATAAAACGACTATTAATAATAATCCTGATTTTGAAAAATTAAAGCAAGAGACTCGTTCAGAAATTAATTTTGCAATAGAATCTTTAAAAAAAGAAAATAATAATTTAATAAAATATTCAGCTATGGATTTAGTTGAATTGAGTCATACGTATTTTTCTTGGAGAGCATCCTTCAATCTAGCAAAACAGCAAAACAAATTAAGTATGCCGATTCCTGTTGAAATGATTAAAACTGAGAAGAAGTTTTTTATTTTATAA
- a CDS encoding 1-aminocyclopropane-1-carboxylate deaminase/D-cysteine desulfhydrase produces MHQSPLQPIILPQTEKAGVQLYLKRDDLIHPLYGGNKIRKLKYNVQQCLREGKIGLLTCGGAYSNHIIATAAYGKEHGLKTKAIIRGEELLIDNPTLKDAAALGMEFVFVSRETYRSIREQNALAFDLSKSNYNEWYFIPEGGTNAFAVEGIAELVAEIEIPFDYIATPCGTGGTFAGLMKGIKVYSPWRTKLLVFSALKNGNYIIDEVAELLKADFDRTTLELFTSEYVFGGYGKVKPELIAFVKSFEHQTGILLDPIYNGKMMFGLLGKIESGYFKKGSVIVAIHTGGIQAWRGFNNNFT; encoded by the coding sequence ATGCATCAAAGTCCACTTCAACCTATCATTTTACCACAAACAGAAAAGGCTGGTGTACAATTGTATCTGAAGCGCGACGATCTCATTCATCCCTTATATGGCGGTAATAAGATCCGGAAGTTAAAGTACAATGTGCAGCAATGTTTGCGTGAAGGTAAAATAGGTTTGCTCACCTGCGGCGGCGCCTACTCCAACCACATTATTGCAACGGCAGCGTATGGAAAAGAGCATGGTTTGAAAACCAAGGCAATCATTCGCGGAGAAGAGCTGCTGATTGATAACCCTACGCTTAAAGATGCGGCAGCACTTGGGATGGAATTTGTTTTTGTTTCAAGAGAAACATACCGAAGCATTCGTGAACAAAATGCGTTGGCTTTTGATTTAAGTAAATCGAATTATAACGAATGGTATTTTATTCCCGAAGGCGGCACCAATGCTTTTGCTGTTGAAGGTATTGCAGAACTGGTAGCTGAAATTGAAATCCCGTTTGATTATATCGCTACACCCTGCGGTACGGGTGGTACTTTTGCCGGTTTGATGAAAGGCATTAAAGTTTATTCGCCGTGGCGAACGAAACTGCTTGTTTTTTCGGCGTTGAAAAACGGTAATTATATTATTGATGAAGTGGCTGAATTGCTGAAAGCAGATTTTGACAGAACAACGTTAGAGTTGTTTACTTCAGAGTACGTGTTTGGCGGCTATGGAAAGGTGAAACCTGAACTGATTGCTTTTGTAAAATCGTTTGAGCATCAGACAGGAATTTTATTAGATCCTATTTATAACGGGAAAATGATGTTTGGTCTGTTGGGTAAAATTGAAAGTGGCTATTTTAAAAAGGGTTCAGTGATTGTTGCTATTCACACTGGAGGAATCCAAGCCTGGAGAGGGTTTAACAATAATTTTACTTAA
- a CDS encoding RluA family pseudouridine synthase — protein sequence MAENEIPEELEDGFSEDELFEHHRVVCDPGQSLMRIDKFLMSRIQYATRSRIQYGIEIDSVKVNDKSTKASYKVRPGDVITISLPHPPREDVLIPEDIPLDIVYEDDQILIVNKKPGMVVHPAHGNWTGTLVNALAYHFENLPTHVNGKIRPGLIHRIDKDTSGLLVIAKTDYAMTFMAKQFADHSIERTYYAICWGVPDPKSGTIKNYLGRSTKDRKLVTTYENEEDGKLAITHYKTLAAYHYVALIQCNLETGRTHQIRAHMKSIGHSLFNDMSYGGNSVVKGTVTGKYKQFVENCFKLLPRQALHAKTLGFIHPTTKEKMQFDSELPADMQAVLDKWERYVGEEK from the coding sequence ATGGCAGAAAATGAAATACCGGAAGAATTAGAAGACGGCTTTAGTGAAGACGAATTATTTGAGCACCATCGGGTTGTTTGCGACCCGGGTCAGTCTCTTATGCGCATCGATAAGTTTTTAATGTCGCGTATTCAGTACGCTACCCGTTCGCGTATACAATATGGTATTGAAATAGACTCTGTTAAAGTAAACGATAAATCAACTAAAGCAAGCTATAAAGTCAGACCCGGCGACGTCATTACCATTTCTCTGCCGCATCCGCCACGCGAAGATGTATTGATCCCGGAAGATATTCCGCTTGATATTGTCTATGAAGATGATCAGATCCTGATCGTAAATAAAAAACCAGGGATGGTTGTACATCCTGCGCATGGTAACTGGACAGGTACGTTGGTAAATGCATTGGCATATCACTTTGAAAACCTGCCTACACACGTGAACGGAAAAATCCGTCCGGGTTTGATCCACCGTATTGATAAAGATACTTCGGGTTTATTGGTAATTGCAAAAACAGATTACGCCATGACCTTTATGGCAAAACAATTTGCGGACCACAGCATAGAACGTACCTATTATGCCATTTGCTGGGGCGTGCCGGATCCTAAAAGCGGTACCATTAAAAATTATTTAGGCAGAAGTACAAAAGACCGCAAACTCGTAACTACTTACGAAAACGAAGAAGACGGCAAGCTTGCCATTACGCATTACAAAACACTGGCTGCCTATCATTATGTAGCCTTGATCCAGTGTAACCTGGAAACGGGAAGAACACATCAGATCCGTGCGCACATGAAATCCATCGGTCATTCGCTTTTTAATGACATGAGTTATGGCGGTAATTCAGTTGTCAAAGGCACTGTAACAGGTAAATACAAACAGTTTGTTGAAAATTGCTTTAAGTTATTGCCTCGTCAGGCACTGCATGCAAAAACACTGGGCTTCATACATCCTACAACGAAAGAAAAAATGCAGTTTGATAGCGAACTTCCGGCAGACATGCAGGCGGTACTGGATAAGTGGGAACGTTATGTGGGCGAAGAAAAGTAG
- a CDS encoding DMT family transporter produces the protein MSTGIRYMLLSIVSFSLMHLCVKAIPDIPVVQTIFLRSVFSIVFCCIAIKQAKVSVWGNNKTFLVLRGLVGMLSLICFFYSIQMLPLGTAVTIGNLVPFFTLFLAFVFLKEKIPHIKWLFFAVSFVGVLLMKGLDDELPALGIILGLCAAFFTATAHFVVRKLRDTDDTSVIMFYFPFITIPFMLPFAILQWETPDAREWLFLVLIGITTHVGQLFLTKAYKHEEVKNISYVYYLGIILSFVYGVSFFGEFISVKSSVGVGLVILGMVLNMLG, from the coding sequence ATGTCAACAGGTATCCGTTACATGCTTCTCTCGATCGTATCGTTTTCTCTCATGCATTTATGCGTGAAAGCGATCCCGGACATTCCTGTTGTACAAACGATTTTTCTAAGATCCGTTTTCTCAATCGTATTTTGTTGTATCGCGATTAAACAAGCTAAGGTTTCTGTTTGGGGAAATAATAAAACATTTCTCGTCTTGCGTGGTTTGGTCGGCATGCTTTCCCTCATCTGTTTTTTCTATTCCATACAAATGCTTCCCTTGGGAACAGCTGTAACCATCGGCAATCTGGTTCCTTTCTTTACGTTATTTCTGGCCTTCGTTTTTCTGAAAGAAAAAATACCGCACATAAAATGGCTGTTCTTCGCTGTTTCCTTTGTGGGTGTTTTGCTGATGAAAGGCCTTGATGATGAACTCCCGGCATTGGGAATTATATTAGGTTTATGCGCAGCTTTCTTTACAGCAACCGCGCACTTTGTAGTCCGCAAACTGCGCGACACCGACGACACATCGGTGATCATGTTTTACTTTCCATTCATTACTATTCCATTCATGTTGCCTTTTGCAATTCTGCAATGGGAAACACCAGATGCACGGGAATGGTTGTTTTTAGTTTTGATCGGAATCACTACACACGTTGGCCAACTCTTTCTGACAAAAGCCTATAAACACGAAGAAGTTAAAAATATTTCGTATGTATACTATCTGGGCATCATACTTTCCTTTGTCTATGGAGTTTCTTTTTTCGGAGAGTTCATCAGTGTCAAATCCTCCGTTGGTGTGGGGTTGGTGATTTTGGGAATGGTATTGAATATGTTGGGGTAG
- the mazG gene encoding nucleoside triphosphate pyrophosphohydrolase, giving the protein MNSREEQLKAFDRLLTIMDELREQCPWDKKQTIESLRYLTIEETFELSDAIVEKNMDEIKKELGDIMLHLVFYARIASETKEFDIGDVLNALSEKMIRRHPHIYGDVEAEDEAAVKRNWEQIKMTEKPKEESILSGVPKSLPAMIKATRIQEKARGAGFDWEEKKQVWEKVEEELAEFKQEFNIEDDKKIDAFKAEGELGDLFFSLINYARFLNINPEDALERTNKKFIKRFQYLETESKKDGKQLNTMSLAEMDEYWNAAKKA; this is encoded by the coding sequence ATGAATTCAAGAGAAGAACAGTTAAAAGCCTTTGACAGATTGTTAACCATCATGGATGAATTGCGCGAACAATGTCCATGGGATAAGAAGCAAACCATTGAGAGCCTGCGCTATTTAACAATTGAGGAAACGTTTGAACTTTCGGATGCCATCGTTGAAAAGAACATGGATGAAATCAAAAAGGAACTTGGCGATATCATGCTGCACCTGGTTTTCTATGCACGTATTGCTTCTGAAACAAAGGAATTTGATATTGGAGATGTTTTGAATGCGCTTTCGGAAAAGATGATCCGCCGCCATCCGCATATTTACGGAGATGTAGAAGCAGAAGACGAAGCAGCTGTAAAAAGGAACTGGGAGCAGATCAAGATGACGGAAAAACCCAAAGAAGAATCTATTCTCAGCGGTGTTCCCAAATCATTACCGGCAATGATAAAAGCAACACGTATACAGGAAAAGGCAAGAGGTGCAGGATTCGATTGGGAAGAAAAAAAGCAGGTTTGGGAAAAGGTTGAAGAAGAACTGGCAGAATTCAAACAGGAATTTAATATTGAAGACGATAAAAAAATTGATGCATTTAAAGCCGAAGGAGAACTAGGCGATTTATTTTTCTCCCTGATCAATTACGCGCGTTTCCTGAATATCAATCCCGAAGATGCATTGGAACGTACGAACAAAAAATTTATCAAACGGTTTCAGTATTTAGAAACCGAATCCAAAAAAGACGGCAAGCAATTAAATACCATGAGCCTGGCAGAGATGGATGAATATTGGAATGCTGCAAAGAAAGCGTAG
- the glmM gene encoding phosphoglucosamine mutase: MTLIKSISGIRGTIGGKPGDSLTPIDVAKFAAAYGTWAKTNSESNTIVIGRDARLSGPWISSIVSETLRCLGFNIVDLGLSTTPTVEMAVVWEKAAGGIIITASHNPGQWNALKLLNANGEFVSERDGKKILVLAKKENIEFVDVKHFGSYRQDNTYIQKHIDAILKLPLVDIEAIKAKDFNVAIDCVNSTGGIALPLLLKALGVKKVAEFYCEPDGHFPHNPEPLAENLSFISNEIAKGHYDLGIVVDPDVDRLCFVNEDGEMFGEEYTLVAIADYVLKHTPGNTVSNLSSTKALKDVTEKHGKQYIASAVGEVNVVTAMKKNKAVIGGEGNGGVIYPELHYGRDALVGIALFLSHLAKYGKSISMMRASYPNYVISKNKIELTPEIDVDCVIEKIKEHYAKTPMITVDGVRFDFDAGWVHLRKSNTEPIIRIYAEADTHATADNLAHKIIADIKEVLDTNACLLR; the protein is encoded by the coding sequence GTGACTTTAATTAAATCTATTTCAGGTATTCGCGGAACAATCGGTGGAAAACCAGGAGATTCATTAACGCCCATCGACGTAGCAAAATTTGCAGCAGCATATGGCACCTGGGCAAAAACGAACTCTGAAAGCAATACAATAGTAATTGGCCGTGATGCGCGTTTATCCGGACCATGGATTTCTTCCATCGTTTCTGAAACGCTGCGTTGCTTAGGTTTTAATATTGTCGATTTAGGCTTGTCAACAACACCAACCGTTGAAATGGCTGTTGTTTGGGAAAAAGCGGCAGGTGGTATCATCATCACTGCCAGTCACAATCCCGGTCAATGGAACGCATTGAAACTATTAAACGCAAACGGTGAATTTGTTTCCGAGCGCGACGGTAAAAAAATTCTTGTACTGGCTAAAAAAGAAAACATTGAATTTGTTGATGTAAAACATTTTGGTTCTTACAGACAAGACAATACATATATTCAAAAACACATCGATGCAATTTTAAAATTGCCGTTAGTTGATATTGAAGCTATAAAAGCAAAAGACTTTAACGTTGCCATCGACTGTGTGAACTCTACAGGTGGTATTGCACTTCCGTTATTGTTAAAAGCGCTGGGTGTTAAAAAGGTTGCAGAATTCTACTGCGAACCCGATGGACATTTCCCGCACAACCCGGAACCACTGGCGGAAAACCTTTCTTTCATATCCAATGAAATTGCAAAAGGGCATTATGACTTAGGTATTGTTGTGGATCCGGATGTTGACCGTTTATGCTTTGTGAACGAAGACGGTGAAATGTTTGGTGAAGAATATACGCTGGTAGCTATTGCGGATTATGTCTTAAAACATACGCCAGGCAATACGGTTTCCAATTTATCTTCTACAAAAGCATTAAAAGATGTTACCGAAAAACATGGCAAACAATACATTGCTTCTGCTGTCGGCGAAGTGAATGTAGTTACGGCCATGAAAAAAAATAAAGCCGTGATCGGCGGCGAAGGCAATGGCGGCGTGATCTATCCGGAACTGCACTACGGCCGCGATGCGTTAGTGGGTATTGCTTTGTTCCTTTCTCATTTGGCAAAATATGGAAAATCGATTTCCATGATGCGCGCCAGTTATCCCAACTATGTTATTTCAAAAAATAAAATTGAACTGACCCCGGAAATTGATGTAGACTGCGTGATTGAAAAGATTAAGGAACACTACGCTAAAACACCTATGATTACGGTTGATGGTGTACGTTTTGATTTTGATGCCGGCTGGGTGCACTTACGCAAATCAAATACCGAACCGATCATCCGTATTTATGCAGAAGCAGATACACATGCAACTGCCGATAATCTGGCACATAAAATAATCGCTGACATTAAAGAAGTACTTGATACCAATGCGTGTTTACTTAGATAA
- a CDS encoding cysteine desulfurase family protein — MRVYLDNAATTALDPLVLEAMMPYLTDHFGNASSIHGHGRETRSAIEIARKKIADLLNTTAAEIFFTSGGTEADNTAIIGAVEKHNIKHIITSRLEHHAVLHTAQYLEKLHRVSVYYVDVNEKGVIDLAHLESLLQQYPNALVSLMHGNNEIGNILDLKKAGDLCHQYKALFHSDTVQTIGHYPLHLYSLPVDFIAGSAHKFHGPKGIGLLYLKSGSAIYPYMHGGAQERNMRGGTENTPAIVGMAKALELAYQRMEADRNHITGLKKHMIEELNKIPGLLFNGESADIDKSLMHVLNVSLPPSENNEMLVMNLDIAKISASAGSACTSGTNIGSHVLEAIGAKDDWGYVRFSFGRNNTKEEIDYCIKTLVKSIK; from the coding sequence ATGCGTGTTTACTTAGATAATGCTGCAACCACGGCTTTAGATCCTTTGGTTCTGGAAGCCATGATGCCTTATTTAACGGACCACTTTGGAAACGCATCTTCTATCCACGGGCACGGCCGCGAAACGCGGTCGGCTATTGAGATCGCGCGTAAAAAAATTGCCGATCTGCTGAACACTACCGCTGCTGAAATCTTTTTTACTTCCGGCGGTACCGAAGCAGATAATACGGCAATCATTGGCGCGGTTGAAAAACACAACATCAAACACATTATCACCAGCCGGCTGGAACACCATGCCGTACTGCATACAGCCCAGTATCTGGAAAAGCTGCATCGGGTCTCTGTGTATTATGTAGACGTAAATGAAAAAGGTGTTATTGATCTGGCACATCTGGAATCACTGCTGCAGCAATACCCGAATGCATTGGTAAGTTTAATGCATGGTAATAATGAGATCGGAAATATCCTGGATCTGAAAAAAGCCGGCGATCTTTGTCACCAGTATAAAGCACTCTTTCACAGTGATACGGTGCAGACCATTGGTCATTATCCTTTGCATTTATATTCTTTACCGGTTGATTTCATTGCAGGCTCCGCACACAAATTCCACGGACCCAAGGGAATTGGCCTGTTATATCTGAAGTCCGGTTCTGCTATTTATCCTTATATGCACGGCGGTGCACAGGAACGTAACATGCGTGGCGGTACTGAAAATACTCCAGCCATTGTAGGTATGGCGAAAGCGTTGGAACTTGCCTATCAACGTATGGAAGCTGACCGCAACCACATTACCGGGTTGAAAAAACACATGATTGAAGAACTCAATAAAATTCCCGGCTTATTATTTAATGGCGAATCTGCTGATATAGATAAAAGCCTGATGCATGTATTGAACGTCAGTTTGCCTCCATCAGAAAATAATGAAATGCTGGTGATGAATTTAGACATTGCGAAAATTTCAGCCTCTGCCGGCAGTGCCTGTACAAGTGGCACAAATATTGGTTCTCATGTATTAGAAGCTATTGGCGCTAAAGACGATTGGGGCTATGTGCGTTTTTCTTTTGGAAGAAATAATACAAAAGAAGAAATAGATTACTGCATCAAAACGTTAGTAAAAAGTATCAAGTAA